One Actinomycetota bacterium genomic window carries:
- a CDS encoding NADH-quinone oxidoreductase subunit D, which produces MGGGDWAEVTARAAAEGQDDVMIINMGPQHPSTHGVLRLVVELKGEEVINLQPVVGYLHTGIEKSAEFRTWVQGVTFVTRMDYLAPIFNETAYCLAVEKLLGIEAPPRAQALRVLMMELNRISSHLVWLATTGLELGALSIMLYGFREREEILDILEDVTGLRMNHAWVRPAGVSQDLPDGTEDKIRAFVRDMRSKADEYETLLTNNPIWLERTKGIGHLALDELIGLGTTGPMLRAAGLDHDLRKAEPYCGYEQYEFDVPTATGSDVYARYQVRLAEMRESLRIVEQVLDTLPGGPVMSTDPKVGWPAKLALGPDGLGNSPAHVQHIMGESMEALIHHFKQVTEGIKVPRGEVYVPVESPRGELGYHVVSDGGNLPYRVHVRDPSFVNLQTGTPMSIGLLVADVIAAMSSIDPVLGGVDR; this is translated from the coding sequence ATGGGCGGCGGCGACTGGGCCGAGGTCACGGCCAGGGCCGCGGCCGAGGGCCAGGACGACGTCATGATCATCAACATGGGCCCCCAGCACCCCTCGACCCACGGGGTGCTGCGGCTGGTCGTGGAGCTCAAGGGCGAGGAGGTCATCAACCTCCAGCCGGTGGTCGGCTACCTCCACACCGGCATCGAGAAGTCGGCCGAGTTCCGCACCTGGGTCCAGGGGGTCACCTTCGTGACCCGCATGGACTACCTGGCCCCGATCTTCAACGAGACCGCCTACTGCCTGGCCGTCGAGAAGCTGCTGGGGATCGAGGCGCCGCCCCGGGCCCAGGCCCTGCGGGTCCTGATGATGGAGCTCAACCGGATCTCGTCCCACCTGGTCTGGCTGGCCACCACCGGGCTGGAGCTGGGCGCCCTGTCGATCATGCTCTACGGCTTCCGGGAGCGGGAGGAGATCCTCGACATCCTCGAGGACGTCACCGGGCTGCGCATGAACCACGCCTGGGTGCGGCCGGCCGGGGTCTCCCAGGACCTGCCCGACGGCACCGAGGACAAGATCCGCGCCTTCGTCCGCGACATGCGAAGCAAGGCCGACGAGTACGAGACCCTGCTCACCAACAACCCGATCTGGCTGGAGCGGACCAAGGGCATCGGCCACCTCGCCCTCGACGAGCTGATCGGCCTTGGGACCACCGGGCCGATGCTGCGGGCCGCCGGCCTGGACCACGACCTGCGCAAGGCCGAGCCGTACTGCGGCTACGAGCAGTACGAGTTCGACGTGCCGACGGCCACCGGTTCGGACGTGTACGCCCGCTACCAGGTCCGGCTGGCCGAGATGCGGGAGAGCCTTCGGATCGTCGAGCAGGTCCTGGACACGCTGCCCGGCGGGCCGGTGATGTCGACCGACCCCAAGGTCGGCTGGCCGGCCAAGCTCGCCCTCGGCCCCGACGGGCTGGGCAACTCCCCGGCCCACGTCCAGCACATCATGGGTGAGTCCATGGAGGCCCTGATCCATCACTTCAAGCAGGTCACCGAGGGCATCAAGGTGCCGCGGGGCGAGGTCTACGTGCCCGTCGAGTCGCCCCGGGGCGAGCTCGGCTACCACGTCGTCTCCGACGGCGGCAACCTGCCCTACCGGGTCCACGTCCGCGACCCGTCGTTCGTGAACCTCCAGACCGGCACCCCCATGTCGATCGGGCTGCTGGTCGCCGACGTCATCGCCGCCATGTCCTCCATCGACCCGGTCCTCGGCGGCGTCGACCGCTAG
- a CDS encoding NADH-quinone oxidoreductase subunit C, whose amino-acid sequence MTEPTATGTTEAPESGFQPPAALQPVLTGLRERFEDAIKEISGHRGEVVVELERDRLVEVCTWLRDDPATSFRLLASITGIDYLKYDDRPERLCADYNLYSFDHNVRIRLKVRVTVEDPRIPSVTGVWPGANFPEREAYDFFGIRFEGHPNLVRIHMPEDWKGYPQRKDYPLGGVDVEYIGAHVPPPDTRRYKGGWTST is encoded by the coding sequence GTGACCGAGCCGACCGCCACCGGGACGACCGAGGCCCCGGAGAGCGGCTTCCAGCCGCCCGCGGCCCTCCAGCCCGTCCTGACCGGGCTGCGCGAGCGCTTCGAGGACGCCATCAAGGAGATCAGCGGGCACCGGGGCGAGGTCGTGGTCGAGCTGGAGCGCGACCGGCTGGTCGAGGTCTGCACCTGGCTGCGCGACGACCCGGCGACCAGCTTCCGGCTGCTGGCCAGCATCACCGGGATCGACTACCTGAAGTACGACGACCGGCCCGAGCGGCTCTGCGCCGACTACAACCTCTACTCCTTCGACCACAACGTCCGGATCCGGCTCAAGGTCCGGGTCACGGTCGAGGACCCGCGCATCCCGTCGGTGACCGGGGTGTGGCCGGGGGCCAACTTCCCCGAGCGGGAGGCCTACGACTTCTTCGGGATCCGCTTCGAGGGGCACCCCAACCTGGTCCGCATCCACATGCCCGAGGACTGGAAGGGCTACCCGCAGCGCAAGGACTACCCGCTGGGCGGGGTCGACGTCGAGTACATCGGCGCCCACGTCCCGCCGCCGGACACCAGGCGGTACAAGGGAGGCTGGACCAGCACATGA